A genomic window from Populus nigra chromosome 7, ddPopNigr1.1, whole genome shotgun sequence includes:
- the LOC133699719 gene encoding alpha-1,3-mannosyl-glycoprotein 2-beta-N-acetylglucosaminyltransferase-like isoform X2 encodes MRKIRCDYRCLLLIAAVVAFFYIQMRLFATQSEYADRLAVALESENHCTSQSRLLIDQISIHQSNIVSLQEQNRRQAEECRQLKALLDDLERKGVRKVVDKAQVPVAAVVIMACNRADYLQRTIESILKYQSSVASKYPLFVSQDGSDPNVRSKAMSYDQLMYIQHLDSEPVQTERPGELIAYYKIARHYKWAMDQLFYKHNFSRVIILEDDMEIAPDFFDYFEAAAALLEKDKSIMAVSSWNDNGQKQFVHDPYELYRSDFFPGLGWMLTKSIWDELSPKWPKAYWDDWLRLKENHKGRQFIRPEVCRTYNFGEHGSSLGQFFQQYLQPIKLNNVKVDWKAKDLSYLTKDNYTKHFANIVRKAKPVHGTDAVLKAYNIEGDVRIQYRDQPDFEWIAHQFGIFEEWKDGIPRTSFKGVVVFRYHTTRRIFLVGPDSLRQLGIEDA; translated from the exons atgagaaaaataagatGCGATTACCGATGCCTTCTTCTGATAGCAGCCGTAGTCGCATTCTTCTACATCCAG ATGCGGCTATTTGCGACGCAATCAGAGTACGCAGATCGGCTTGCTGTTGCGCTTGAATCAGAGAATCATTGCACTTCTCAATCGCGATTACTTATTGATCAAATTAGCATTCACCAATCCAATATTGTTTCTCTTCAag AACAAAATAGACGTCAAGCCGAAGAGTGTAGACAGCTCAAGGCGCTTCTCGATGATCTTGAAA GAAAAGGCGTTCGAAAAGTGGTTGACAAGGCACAG GTACCAGTGGCAGCCGTTGTGATCATGGCCTGCAATCGTGCTGATTATTTACAACGGACAATTGAGTCTATTTTGAA GTATCAAAGCTCTGTTGCTTCGAAGTATCCACTTTTTGTGTCTCAG gATGGATCAGACCCAAATGTAAGAAGCAAGGCTATGAGTTATGATCAGCTAATGTACATTCAG CACTTAGATTCTGAACCAGTACAAACAGAAAGACCTGGGGAATTGATTGCGTACTACAAGATTGCAA GGCATTACAAATGGGCAATGGATCAATTATTCTACAAGCATAATTTCAGCCGAGTAATTATACTTGAAG ACGATATGGAAATCGCCCCTGATTTTTTTGATTACTTTGAGGCTGCTGCAGCTCTTCTTGAAAAGGATAA GTCCATCATGGCTGTTTCCTCATGGAATGACAATGGACAAAAGCAGTTTGTGCATGATCCTT ATGAACTTTATCGGTCAGATTTCTTTCCTGGACTTGGCTGGATGCTGACTAAATCTATTTGGGACGAACTATCCCCTAAATGGCCAAAAGc TTACTGGGATGATTGGTTGAGATTAAAGGAGAATCATAAAGGTCGACAGTTCATTCGTCCAGAAGTATGCCGAACATATAACTTCGGTGAGCAT GGCTCTAGTTTAGGGCAGTTTTTCCAGCAATATCTCCAGCCTATTAAACTGAACAATGTAAAG GTTGATTGGAAGGCAAAGGATTTAAGCTACCTGACAAAG GACAATTATACAAAGCATTTTGCCAACATTGTGAGAAAAGCTAAACCTGTCCATGGAACTGATGCTGTTCTTAAGGCCTATAATATAGAGGGTGATGTGCGTATCCAGTACAGGGACCAACCAGACTTTGAATGGATTGCACACCAGTTTGGTATTTTTGAAGAGTGGAAG GATGGAATACCAAGGACATCATTTAAAGGAGTAGTTGTTTTCAGATACCATACAACAAGACGTATATTCCTTGTTGGTCCAGATTCTCTGAGGCAACTTGGGATCGAAGATGCTTGA
- the LOC133699719 gene encoding alpha-1,3-mannosyl-glycoprotein 2-beta-N-acetylglucosaminyltransferase-like isoform X1, whose amino-acid sequence MRKIRCDYRCLLLIAAVVAFFYIQMRLFATQSEYADRLAVALESENHCTSQSRLLIDQISIHQSNIVSLQEQNRRQAEECRQLKALLDDLERKGVRKVVDKAQVPVAAVVIMACNRADYLQRTIESILNDRYQSSVASKYPLFVSQDGSDPNVRSKAMSYDQLMYIQHLDSEPVQTERPGELIAYYKIARHYKWAMDQLFYKHNFSRVIILEDDMEIAPDFFDYFEAAAALLEKDKSIMAVSSWNDNGQKQFVHDPYELYRSDFFPGLGWMLTKSIWDELSPKWPKAYWDDWLRLKENHKGRQFIRPEVCRTYNFGEHGSSLGQFFQQYLQPIKLNNVKVDWKAKDLSYLTKDNYTKHFANIVRKAKPVHGTDAVLKAYNIEGDVRIQYRDQPDFEWIAHQFGIFEEWKDGIPRTSFKGVVVFRYHTTRRIFLVGPDSLRQLGIEDA is encoded by the exons atgagaaaaataagatGCGATTACCGATGCCTTCTTCTGATAGCAGCCGTAGTCGCATTCTTCTACATCCAG ATGCGGCTATTTGCGACGCAATCAGAGTACGCAGATCGGCTTGCTGTTGCGCTTGAATCAGAGAATCATTGCACTTCTCAATCGCGATTACTTATTGATCAAATTAGCATTCACCAATCCAATATTGTTTCTCTTCAag AACAAAATAGACGTCAAGCCGAAGAGTGTAGACAGCTCAAGGCGCTTCTCGATGATCTTGAAA GAAAAGGCGTTCGAAAAGTGGTTGACAAGGCACAG GTACCAGTGGCAGCCGTTGTGATCATGGCCTGCAATCGTGCTGATTATTTACAACGGACAATTGAGTCTATTTTGAA TGACAGGTATCAAAGCTCTGTTGCTTCGAAGTATCCACTTTTTGTGTCTCAG gATGGATCAGACCCAAATGTAAGAAGCAAGGCTATGAGTTATGATCAGCTAATGTACATTCAG CACTTAGATTCTGAACCAGTACAAACAGAAAGACCTGGGGAATTGATTGCGTACTACAAGATTGCAA GGCATTACAAATGGGCAATGGATCAATTATTCTACAAGCATAATTTCAGCCGAGTAATTATACTTGAAG ACGATATGGAAATCGCCCCTGATTTTTTTGATTACTTTGAGGCTGCTGCAGCTCTTCTTGAAAAGGATAA GTCCATCATGGCTGTTTCCTCATGGAATGACAATGGACAAAAGCAGTTTGTGCATGATCCTT ATGAACTTTATCGGTCAGATTTCTTTCCTGGACTTGGCTGGATGCTGACTAAATCTATTTGGGACGAACTATCCCCTAAATGGCCAAAAGc TTACTGGGATGATTGGTTGAGATTAAAGGAGAATCATAAAGGTCGACAGTTCATTCGTCCAGAAGTATGCCGAACATATAACTTCGGTGAGCAT GGCTCTAGTTTAGGGCAGTTTTTCCAGCAATATCTCCAGCCTATTAAACTGAACAATGTAAAG GTTGATTGGAAGGCAAAGGATTTAAGCTACCTGACAAAG GACAATTATACAAAGCATTTTGCCAACATTGTGAGAAAAGCTAAACCTGTCCATGGAACTGATGCTGTTCTTAAGGCCTATAATATAGAGGGTGATGTGCGTATCCAGTACAGGGACCAACCAGACTTTGAATGGATTGCACACCAGTTTGGTATTTTTGAAGAGTGGAAG GATGGAATACCAAGGACATCATTTAAAGGAGTAGTTGTTTTCAGATACCATACAACAAGACGTATATTCCTTGTTGGTCCAGATTCTCTGAGGCAACTTGGGATCGAAGATGCTTGA
- the LOC133699719 gene encoding alpha-1,3-mannosyl-glycoprotein 2-beta-N-acetylglucosaminyltransferase-like isoform X3 has translation MRLFATQSEYADRLAVALESENHCTSQSRLLIDQISIHQSNIVSLQEQNRRQAEECRQLKALLDDLERKGVRKVVDKAQVPVAAVVIMACNRADYLQRTIESILNDRYQSSVASKYPLFVSQDGSDPNVRSKAMSYDQLMYIQHLDSEPVQTERPGELIAYYKIARHYKWAMDQLFYKHNFSRVIILEDDMEIAPDFFDYFEAAAALLEKDKSIMAVSSWNDNGQKQFVHDPYELYRSDFFPGLGWMLTKSIWDELSPKWPKAYWDDWLRLKENHKGRQFIRPEVCRTYNFGEHGSSLGQFFQQYLQPIKLNNVKVDWKAKDLSYLTKDNYTKHFANIVRKAKPVHGTDAVLKAYNIEGDVRIQYRDQPDFEWIAHQFGIFEEWKDGIPRTSFKGVVVFRYHTTRRIFLVGPDSLRQLGIEDA, from the exons ATGCGGCTATTTGCGACGCAATCAGAGTACGCAGATCGGCTTGCTGTTGCGCTTGAATCAGAGAATCATTGCACTTCTCAATCGCGATTACTTATTGATCAAATTAGCATTCACCAATCCAATATTGTTTCTCTTCAag AACAAAATAGACGTCAAGCCGAAGAGTGTAGACAGCTCAAGGCGCTTCTCGATGATCTTGAAA GAAAAGGCGTTCGAAAAGTGGTTGACAAGGCACAG GTACCAGTGGCAGCCGTTGTGATCATGGCCTGCAATCGTGCTGATTATTTACAACGGACAATTGAGTCTATTTTGAA TGACAGGTATCAAAGCTCTGTTGCTTCGAAGTATCCACTTTTTGTGTCTCAG gATGGATCAGACCCAAATGTAAGAAGCAAGGCTATGAGTTATGATCAGCTAATGTACATTCAG CACTTAGATTCTGAACCAGTACAAACAGAAAGACCTGGGGAATTGATTGCGTACTACAAGATTGCAA GGCATTACAAATGGGCAATGGATCAATTATTCTACAAGCATAATTTCAGCCGAGTAATTATACTTGAAG ACGATATGGAAATCGCCCCTGATTTTTTTGATTACTTTGAGGCTGCTGCAGCTCTTCTTGAAAAGGATAA GTCCATCATGGCTGTTTCCTCATGGAATGACAATGGACAAAAGCAGTTTGTGCATGATCCTT ATGAACTTTATCGGTCAGATTTCTTTCCTGGACTTGGCTGGATGCTGACTAAATCTATTTGGGACGAACTATCCCCTAAATGGCCAAAAGc TTACTGGGATGATTGGTTGAGATTAAAGGAGAATCATAAAGGTCGACAGTTCATTCGTCCAGAAGTATGCCGAACATATAACTTCGGTGAGCAT GGCTCTAGTTTAGGGCAGTTTTTCCAGCAATATCTCCAGCCTATTAAACTGAACAATGTAAAG GTTGATTGGAAGGCAAAGGATTTAAGCTACCTGACAAAG GACAATTATACAAAGCATTTTGCCAACATTGTGAGAAAAGCTAAACCTGTCCATGGAACTGATGCTGTTCTTAAGGCCTATAATATAGAGGGTGATGTGCGTATCCAGTACAGGGACCAACCAGACTTTGAATGGATTGCACACCAGTTTGGTATTTTTGAAGAGTGGAAG GATGGAATACCAAGGACATCATTTAAAGGAGTAGTTGTTTTCAGATACCATACAACAAGACGTATATTCCTTGTTGGTCCAGATTCTCTGAGGCAACTTGGGATCGAAGATGCTTGA